A region from the Xenopus laevis strain J_2021 chromosome 4S, Xenopus_laevis_v10.1, whole genome shotgun sequence genome encodes:
- the cyb5b.S gene encoding cytochrome b5 type B isoform X1: protein MKRRLVALLFMMGWNPSSPLIGQTLTVLFVTGKGIGYRLGNDACVHEVIVLRQGTEAEGVQVSCRSFLTEWLSEAMAQDGDTQSEEPQVDLYTLEDVRKRNTAKELWLVIHGRVYDITKFVEEHPGGEEVLFEQAGADATESFEDVGHSIDAREMLKQYYIGDLHPDDCKNQGKNDVLLTTSSSSSSSWSSWLIPAAAVVLLGFMYRFYMVDSRSS, encoded by the exons ATGAAACGACGCTTAGTTGCTTTACTATTTATGATGGGCTGGAACCCTTCGAGCCCTCTGATTGGTCAAACGCTCACTGTACTTTTTGTGACTGGTAAAGGGATTGGTTATCGCCTTGGAAACGACGCCTGTGTTCATGAGGTGATTGTGTTGCGCCAGGGGACGGAAGCCGAAGGCGTTCAAGTGTCTTGCCGATCATTTTTAACAGAGTGGTTGTCGGAGGCCATGGCGCAAGATGGGGATACGCAATCAGAAGAACCTCAGGTTGATTTGTACACGTTAGAGGATGTGAGAAAAAGGAACACGGCTAAGGAGCTGTGGTTAGTGATACACGGCAGAGTGTATGATATCACTAAATTCGTGGAAGAG CACCCAGGTGGGGAGGAGGTCCTGTTTGAGCAGGCAGGGGCAGATGCCACAGAGAGCTTTGAAGATGTTGGCCATTCCATTGATGCCAGGGAGATGCTGAAACAGTATTACATTGGAGATTTACATCCg GATGACTGTAAAAATCAAGGAAAAAAT GATGTTCTACTAACCACATCCTCCAGTTCATCCAG TTCTTGGTCCAGCTGGCTGATCCCCGCAGCAGCAGTCGTTCTTTTGGGTTTCATGTACCGTTTTTACATGGTTGATAGCCGATCCTCCTGA
- the cyb5b.S gene encoding cytochrome b5 type B isoform X2, whose amino-acid sequence MKRRLVALLFMMGWNPSSPLIGQTLTVLFVTGKGIGYRLGNDACVHEVIVLRQGTEAEGVQVSCRSFLTEWLSEAMAQDGDTQSEEPQVDLYTLEDVRKRNTAKELWLVIHGRVYDITKFVEEHPGGEEVLFEQAGADATESFEDVGHSIDAREMLKQYYIGDLHPDDCKNQGKNFLVQLADPRSSSRSFGFHVPFLHG is encoded by the exons ATGAAACGACGCTTAGTTGCTTTACTATTTATGATGGGCTGGAACCCTTCGAGCCCTCTGATTGGTCAAACGCTCACTGTACTTTTTGTGACTGGTAAAGGGATTGGTTATCGCCTTGGAAACGACGCCTGTGTTCATGAGGTGATTGTGTTGCGCCAGGGGACGGAAGCCGAAGGCGTTCAAGTGTCTTGCCGATCATTTTTAACAGAGTGGTTGTCGGAGGCCATGGCGCAAGATGGGGATACGCAATCAGAAGAACCTCAGGTTGATTTGTACACGTTAGAGGATGTGAGAAAAAGGAACACGGCTAAGGAGCTGTGGTTAGTGATACACGGCAGAGTGTATGATATCACTAAATTCGTGGAAGAG CACCCAGGTGGGGAGGAGGTCCTGTTTGAGCAGGCAGGGGCAGATGCCACAGAGAGCTTTGAAGATGTTGGCCATTCCATTGATGCCAGGGAGATGCTGAAACAGTATTACATTGGAGATTTACATCCg GATGACTGTAAAAATCAAGGAAAAAAT TTCTTGGTCCAGCTGGCTGATCCCCGCAGCAGCAGTCGTTCTTTTGGGTTTCATGTACCGTTTTTACATGGTTGA